A single window of Salvia splendens isolate huo1 chromosome 8, SspV2, whole genome shotgun sequence DNA harbors:
- the LOC121745647 gene encoding CEN-like protein 4, with the protein MEYAYSFSLKTYLQLSKPKVLLHAAGDFTTFFTLIMTDVPDVPGPSDPYLREHLHWIVTNIPGSTTDSSLGREVVNYEMPRPNIGIHRLVFILYKQKKRMQSVSVPLCRDGFCSRKFADEHELGQPVAAHFFNCQRDSAARTR; encoded by the exons atggagtatgcAT attcTTTTTCACTTAAAACATATTTACAACTCTCCAAACCTAAGGTTCTACTTCATGCTGCTGGAGATTTCACTACTTTTTTCACCTTG ATCATGACAGACGTCCCTGATGTTCCTGGTCCTAGTGATCCATACCTCAGAGAGCACTTACACTG GATTGTGACAAATATCCCAGGCAGCAc CACAGACTCATCATTAG GAAGAGAAGTGGTTAACTACGAAATGCCAAGGCCAAACATAGGAATACATCGGTTGGTATTTATTCTGTACAAGCAGAAGAAGAGGATGCAGTCTGTGAGCGTCCCTCTTTGCAGAGACGGATTCTGCAGCAGAAAATTTGCCGATGAACACGAATTAGGGCAACCCGTCGCAGCCCACTTCTTCAACTGCCAACGTGATTCCGCTGCTAGAACACGCTAG
- the LOC121742906 gene encoding aspartate carbamoyltransferase 1, chloroplastic-like isoform X2, whose translation MASSSMFSAWTMNGNALAPTVSRIINDCSKETYKSLSISASADTSHSSLRRGVECRALIGERKPSFSLGSKFQLEDVIEAQQFDRDMLSAIFDVALEMEKIEKNSAGSNLLQGYLMATLFYEPSTRTRLSFESAMKRLGGEVLTTENAREFSSAAKGETLEDTIRTVEGYTDIIVMRHFESGAARRAAATATIPVINAGDGPGQHPTQALLDMYTIQREIGKLDGIKVGLVGDLAYGRTVRSLAYLLAKYKDVKIYFVSPETVKMKDDIKDYLTSKGVGWEESDDLMEVASKCDVVYQTRIQKERFGERIDLYEEARGKYIVDGDVLRAMQKHAVVMHPLPRLDEITVDVDADPRAAYFRQAKNGLYIRMALLKLLLLGW comes from the exons ATGGCATCATCTTCCATGTTTTCTGCTTGGACCATGAATGGGAATGCACTTGCTCCTACAGTTTCAAGGATCATCAATGATTGTTCGAAAGAAACATACAAGTCTCTGTCCATATCTGCATCTGCGGACACTTCACATTCGTCTCTCAGGAGAGGAGTCGAATGCAGAGCACTGATTGGTGAGAGGAAACCTTCCTTTTCACTGGGGAGTAAGTTTCAACTCGAAGATGTCATTGAAGCTCAGCAGTTCGACAGAGATATGCTCAGTGCCATATTCGACGTGGCATTGGAGATGGAGAAGATTGAGAAGAACTCTGCTGGAAGTAACCTTCTTCAGGGGTATCTAATGGCTACCCTATTTTATGAGCCCTCAACCAGAACTAGGCTTTCATTTGAGTCGGCTATGAAACGTCTGGGAGGAGAAGTGTTGACCACGGAAAATGCACGAGAGTTCTCATCTGCAGCAAAAGGGGAGACGCTTGAAG ACACCATAAGAACGGTTGAAGGCTACACGGATATCATAGTGATGAGGCATTTTGAAAGCGGTGCCGCAAGAAGGGCTGCAGCTACAGCCACTATCCCGGTTATTAATGCTGGAGATGGTCCAGGACAGCATCCAACTCAG GCTCTCCTTGACATGTACACGATTCAACGAGAGATAGGAAAACTTGATGGAATAAAGGTCGGGCTTGTGGGAGATCTTGCTTACGGTAGGACAGTCCGGTCACTTGCCTATCTTCTGGCCAAGTACAAAGATGTCAAAATTTACTTTGTCTCACCAGAAACAGTGAAAATGAAG GATGACATAAAAGATTATCTAACTTCCAAAGGCGTTGGATGGGAAGAGAGTGATGATCTGATGGAGGTGGCTTCTAAATGTGACGTGGTATATCAAACCCGTATTCAGAAGGAGAGGTTTGGAGAGAGAATCGATCTTTATGAAGAAGCTAGAGGCAAGTACATTGTGGATGGGGATGTATTGAGAGCGATGCAGAAACATGCAGTCGTGATGCATCCTCTACCACGTCTTGATGAG ATAACTGTGGACGTCGATGCGGATCCAAGGGCTGCCTATTTCAGACAAGCCAAGAATGGCCTCTACATTCGTATGGCCCTTTTGAAGCTATTGCTTCTTGGCTGGTAA
- the LOC121742906 gene encoding aspartate carbamoyltransferase 1, chloroplastic-like isoform X1, with protein MKCYNFIVNRYFRRFEDGDYQFSKEGSLLSQYSLSPYNMASSSMFSAWTMNGNALAPTVSRIINDCSKETYKSLSISASADTSHSSLRRGVECRALIGERKPSFSLGSKFQLEDVIEAQQFDRDMLSAIFDVALEMEKIEKNSAGSNLLQGYLMATLFYEPSTRTRLSFESAMKRLGGEVLTTENAREFSSAAKGETLEDTIRTVEGYTDIIVMRHFESGAARRAAATATIPVINAGDGPGQHPTQALLDMYTIQREIGKLDGIKVGLVGDLAYGRTVRSLAYLLAKYKDVKIYFVSPETVKMKDDIKDYLTSKGVGWEESDDLMEVASKCDVVYQTRIQKERFGERIDLYEEARGKYIVDGDVLRAMQKHAVVMHPLPRLDEITVDVDADPRAAYFRQAKNGLYIRMALLKLLLLGW; from the exons ATGAAATGTTATAATTTTATTGTAAATCGGTATTTCCGCCGATTCGAGGACGGGGACTACCAATTTTCAAAAGAGGGGTCACTACTCAGTCAGTACTCACTATCACC GTACAATATGGCATCATCTTCCATGTTTTCTGCTTGGACCATGAATGGGAATGCACTTGCTCCTACAGTTTCAAGGATCATCAATGATTGTTCGAAAGAAACATACAAGTCTCTGTCCATATCTGCATCTGCGGACACTTCACATTCGTCTCTCAGGAGAGGAGTCGAATGCAGAGCACTGATTGGTGAGAGGAAACCTTCCTTTTCACTGGGGAGTAAGTTTCAACTCGAAGATGTCATTGAAGCTCAGCAGTTCGACAGAGATATGCTCAGTGCCATATTCGACGTGGCATTGGAGATGGAGAAGATTGAGAAGAACTCTGCTGGAAGTAACCTTCTTCAGGGGTATCTAATGGCTACCCTATTTTATGAGCCCTCAACCAGAACTAGGCTTTCATTTGAGTCGGCTATGAAACGTCTGGGAGGAGAAGTGTTGACCACGGAAAATGCACGAGAGTTCTCATCTGCAGCAAAAGGGGAGACGCTTGAAG ACACCATAAGAACGGTTGAAGGCTACACGGATATCATAGTGATGAGGCATTTTGAAAGCGGTGCCGCAAGAAGGGCTGCAGCTACAGCCACTATCCCGGTTATTAATGCTGGAGATGGTCCAGGACAGCATCCAACTCAG GCTCTCCTTGACATGTACACGATTCAACGAGAGATAGGAAAACTTGATGGAATAAAGGTCGGGCTTGTGGGAGATCTTGCTTACGGTAGGACAGTCCGGTCACTTGCCTATCTTCTGGCCAAGTACAAAGATGTCAAAATTTACTTTGTCTCACCAGAAACAGTGAAAATGAAG GATGACATAAAAGATTATCTAACTTCCAAAGGCGTTGGATGGGAAGAGAGTGATGATCTGATGGAGGTGGCTTCTAAATGTGACGTGGTATATCAAACCCGTATTCAGAAGGAGAGGTTTGGAGAGAGAATCGATCTTTATGAAGAAGCTAGAGGCAAGTACATTGTGGATGGGGATGTATTGAGAGCGATGCAGAAACATGCAGTCGTGATGCATCCTCTACCACGTCTTGATGAG ATAACTGTGGACGTCGATGCGGATCCAAGGGCTGCCTATTTCAGACAAGCCAAGAATGGCCTCTACATTCGTATGGCCCTTTTGAAGCTATTGCTTCTTGGCTGGTAA